The DNA region CCATGGAAATGTCAGTCCATACCTGAGTAGGGATGGGTAGTGGCTGTAGGAAGCCAGCTGGGCTGAGTGCTTCATATTTGTTCCTTTGACATACTTCACATTTCTGTACATAACTCTGAATATCCAGCTTCATCCCTTCCCAGAAAAAGAGAGCAGAAATCCTCTTATAGGTTCTGAAAATGCCTGCATGTCCCCCTTGTTTAGAATCATGGAACTCTTGTAATATGGTGAGAATTTTCCCAGACCCTTTGGGAATGACAATCCTCCCTTTATAGAGTAATCTCCCTCTCCTCAATTGGTACCCTGCCACAGAAGTGTCTTGAGTGATCAGCTCTTGCATGATTTTCCTATATTTTTCCTCTGCCATAATCTCAGTTTCTAAATCCTCCCAATCTGCACAATGAACTGAAGATATAGCTGAGAATTGCATTTTTCTGGATAATGCATCTGCTGCCTTATTCTCAATTCCTGGCTTGTAtttgatttcaaaatcaaatcccaTTAATTTGGATACCCATTTCTGCTGTTCCTCTCCCATCAACCTCTGTTCAGCTAAGAATCTTAGGCTCTTCTGATCTGTATGTATGATGAATTTCTGCCCTAGGAGATAGTGTCTCCATTTCTGAACTGCAATCACGACTGCCATTAATTCTCTCTCATATACAGACTTGGCCTGTGCTCTTTCTGAAAGTGTCTTACTCATATAAGCCACTGGTTTCCCATCTTGCATTAGTACAGCCCCTAACCCTTTTCCTGATGCATCAGTCTCTAGAACAAAGGTTTTTGCAAAATTTGGCACTGCCAAAACTGGCACAGTTGTCATGATCACCTTCAGATTCTCAAAAGCCTGAGCTGCCTCTTCACTCCAATTGAAGTTGTTCTTTTTGAGTAAATGGTTGAGAGGTTGGGCCAGTTTACTATAATTCTTCACAAATTTCCTATAATACCCTGTTAACCCAAGGAAACCTCTTAATCCTTTCACATCTTTTGGAGTGGGCCAGTTCAACATATCTTTGATTTTGTTAGGGTCAGCAGCTACCCCTTGTCCTGATATCACATGCCCTAAATACACCAATTCCAGTTGACCAAAAGAACATTTCTTTTGGTTTGCCACCAGGTGGTTATCCTCTAAAGCTTGCAAAACTTTCCTCAAGTGTTCCCTATGCTTTTCCTCACTCTCACTGTATATCAAGATATCATCAAAAAATACAAGTGCAAATTTTCTAAGATAGGGCTTCAAGACTTGGTTCATGAGTGCTTGAAAGGTTGAGGGTGCATTGGATAGGCCAAATGGTAGGACTAGGTATTCATAGTGGCCCTCATgggttctgaaagcagtcttagGAATGTCTTCCTCTCTCATTCTAATCTGGTGATAACCAGATTTCAAATCAAGTTTTGAAAAAACCACAGCTGCTCCTATTTCATCTAACAGTTCATCAATAATTGGTATAGGGAATTTGTCAGGGATTGTAAGCTTGTTGAGGGCTCtataatccacacaaaatcgccACCCTCCATCTTTCTTTTTCACCAATATAGCAGGACTGCTAAAAGGGCTTGTACTGGGTCTAATGATCCCTGCCTTGAGCATGTCTTTTACTAATTTTTCAATCTCATTTTTCTGATAGAATGGATACCTGTAGGGCCTACTGTTGGGTATGGAAGCTCCTTCTTGAAGCAAAATGGCATGATCTGTTGCTCTCTTGGGAGGTAGCCCCTTTGGTTCTTGAAAAACTTCAGGAAATTCTGCTAGGATTCCCTCTATCTCTTCTGAAATCTCAGTTGCAATCCTTGTATCCTCAGTCAACCCCTCATAAGAAAGGTAATATGCTTCACCCTCCTTCTCCATAGTCTTTTTAATAGATTTCCATCCTGCAGCAATCTTACACCAGGATGGTTCCCCTTGTAAGAACATTTTCTGTCCTTGAACCTCCCATTGAATGGTCAGCTTTTGGAAATTTGCTCTAATGTTGCCAAGACTAGCAAGCCAATCCATTCCCAGCACCACTTCTGTTCCCCCTAGGCCTAGGATGAAAAAATGTTGAGTAATGGGAATCCCCTGAACCTCTAGCTTCAGGTTCTTACATACTCCGGAATTTCTCTCCCTAGCCCCATTTCCCACCTCCACTATATACTCTGAAGTGGCAATCACAGGTATGTCTAGTTCCACCACCAGCTCTTGAGAAATGAAGTTGCTGGTTGCCCCACAATCCACCAATATCAGAACTTCTCTGCTCCCAATCTTTCCTTTGACCTTGAAAGATCTATTAGAGGTTAACCCTTCCTTGCTATTCATGGATAATTGCAGCACCTTTCCTTCCAAAATGAATTCCCCATCCTCAGCCTCTTCGAAaacctcatcttcctcttcttcctcttcccccTCTACCAGAATCAATTGATAATTCCTCATGGCACATATGTGCTCCCTTCCCCACTTCTCCCCACACTTAAAGCATAACCCCTTTCTACTTCTTTCCTGTAGCTCGGTTTGAGAGAGCCTTTGCCCTCCATTCCACTTCTTCTCAGGAATTTTTCCTTCATTGCTTCCTGTTCCCCCTTTGTTCACAAGATTTTTCCCATCATTTTCAGCAGTTCCAGTTCCCCCTCTGTTTTGGTGATTCGCAGCAGAGTTAGCAAACCTCCCCTTGTTGTCTCCAGTACTGGGAAAATACCTTCCCCCAGTTCCTCCTTTCTCCTTCCACCCACGTTTGTCATCATCTCTCAGTTTCCCTCCTCTCATAGCGGAGTTTTTCTCCTCGAGCAGCAGTGCTCTGTCCATCAGCTCAGCGAGGTCATCAGCTGGGTACAATTTCATTTCAGCCTTGATGTCTTCCTGCAAACCGTTCAGGAATACCCCTTTTAACACCTCCCTGTCAGCGTTTCTCATGGGTGCAGCTAAGAGCTCGAAGGCTTCTCGATATTCCATGACGCTACCCTTCTGTTTGGCACTGAGTAGAGGTCCAAACGGGTTCTGGACAAGATCCGGTTGGAAACGGCGGATCAGAGCTTGTTTGAACGGTTCCCAAGCTCGCTCCTGAGCTTGCTCTTCCCACCACTGAAACCAGCTGAGGGCACGATCTTCCATGGCGATCATCACCATCTCGATCTTCTCCCTTTCTTCGACCCGACTGAGCCTGAAAAAACGTTCGACCTTCGTTATCCAGCCATACGCGTCGCTTCCGTTGAACATCGGAATGTCGACTCGCCTTCCCGTGACTGCTCGCAGATGGTGACGGTGATGATAGGGTTCGTGCTGCTCACGATCGTGCGTCGCAGCTCGAGACCAAGAGCGCGACCCGGGTTGTGACCCGAAATCGCTTCTCCTTGCGGTGACTGAGCTCGCATCGCGTGAGGTTCTTCGATGGCGTGGGGTGTTGGAACGACCCCTTCGCCGGTTGTCACGACTCAGGAAGAGTCGTCGGAGCTCCTCAAACTGTTCGTGAGCCACTTCCTTCATCTCGGTGAGGGAACGCTCCAAGTTGTCAACCCGATTCTCCATAGCGCTGCGGGTGAGTACCATACAAAGCTCCCTTTggatcgggagctctgataccaatgttaggtaccagaaaaatgtaataggaaagaagaagattgaaTGCTATTAAGGCACTGAATCCTCTGGTATGAACCCAGAAGCAGTGTTTAGGGAAATACAAGGAAGAAAATAACAAGATAAACTTgagcaattcgagagtgctcAATCTCTCCCAGTCCAGACTAATTTCTGCCTACCTCACTCTCTCACCAAACCAACATATATTCCCTAGGTTGATACCCTATGGTCCCCCCCTCACCCATGTGTGTGTTGCCACCTCATTAGTCGGTTATCTTGGGATCCAAGCTTCTAGAAGGTGGATCTTCAGGTACAGCTGTCCCTTGCTTGGGCCTCCTCTCATAGACTTTGCCAAATCTGGGCCTAGAGTGTGGGTTTGCAACATTGTCCACCGTGATTCCAAACATGCATTTGAAACAGCGTTTtcacaattgattttggataaaattgattttgtcaAAATTATTGTAGTATTTGTGAGTTGAAAGTGAactgatttatgtttggatttatttttgaaaaaaaagctGGTTTTTGTGGTTAATGCTGTGAGATCCGGTTGTAAAATCTCAAATGATTATGTTCAAGGCTCTGTAGCTTCTAGCAGAGTTGATCCTGAGActgaaatcaattctccaaaatgacatccaaaattgattttacattatcagaattgattctgaggttTATGAGTGAGGAACGGAACACTTAATTTTTAGATCTACCTGCAGAACAGACACCCAATATGAGACCTTCAATGTGTTTGGGAGGCTTTGTGAGTTTGACAAGAAGCCATCCTAAGGCTGAGCCTATCACAAATGTAGCAAGGATATTGACTGGCATGAACCACCTAAATCATAGTAAAAAATGTGACAAACCATTATTTAAAGTAGAAAGCAAATCCTCAAATCAAAAGTAACAGTTTATGGTATGCTACTTTGATATATAATAGAAAATATGAATAAAATGAACAATCACTCACAACACAGCTACATTCTCAGAAGTAATTGTTTCAGCCAAATTGCCACCCACCAGTGCAGGATTAAACACATAATGTACAAGCTGTCACAGATAAATCACTGTTGTCACTAAGATCTATATAAACAGAAACATAATGAGGAAAAAAGATACTTTCTTGAGAATTCATGGATTTACTTACATGATTCACTTGTATCCTTGCATCTTTTCCAAGTAAATTGATGTTATCCAGTGCAAGACACAACCCAATTGCAGTGATTATCAATATTTTGATCACTGGGAAAGAGGCAACCATAAAAAGATCCAGAAACCCCATTATTACAATTCTTCCAAAATTGTATGCTAATTACTCTGACCTGCAAAAGAAGACACTTTTGTCACTACAATGTTCATATggaaaatcataaaatatataaacCACAGATCACAGTTATTGAAAAAACAAACTTCAGTCCCATTCTGTTACTATGTGAATGACTCAAACATGCACAAAAATGCTTCAACAATTGATTCTGGGAGAAGCTTATATGAGCAGCTTCTGCGTATCAGAATTGATTCAGAAGAAAAATATGCTAGTATTGACTTGGTTTCATGGAAAGTCGACTTGAAGAAGAACCAAAATCATAGACTACATATCATAACTCATGCATTTGAACATAAACATGACCTTCATAAACAAAAAATTACATGAACAGATCAAAGTAAAGTACCTATGGTGATGATATCGGACCAACACACATAAACATACATTGGCCAATGGGATATGAACGAGCTGCTTCATCCAACCATTCCTATCCGATTTAATATATGAACAATGATGCTAATGATTTGAGATGAGTTAGACACAGGCGTCAGCTACTGAAGGGGGCCCATATTGTCAAAGATGCTAACCTCAATGttatactttttttcttttatcacTCAAGGCAATTGGTAATAAGGTTGTTTGGTTGTTGGCTAACAAGATCTGAGTGTTGTTGCCTTCTTTGACTCTGAGTTAATCATCAAAGTGAAATGGCAAGGAGGCATGCGTAAATATACTTTGACGCTCAAGTCGGTATAAGAACATAGAAAAAGAAGCTCAAGGTCATAAAAGAATAATGAGTTAGTAAAATAAAGAAGAACGATGTTAAACAAGATGAAACTCGTTTTTTATCGTCCCTCCCTGACATTATGATATCCATTTAATTGTGGAACTTTCCAGTCACCTAAACAATATTGGGCTTAGAAGTTTAACCATTAGCTTTTTTTCCCTCATATACTTTATGCGAGGATTCGTATACCTTATCCAAATGAAGAAACTCATTGCAATGTGGAAAAttttcagccatagcagaataTTAGAATCAGTGGAACATATTTGAGCTGGGCAAATTGCAATATTATCGCATCCTgtagaaattaaaatttgaaaatttgggGTTGCATAGCTTCCACTTGGGCACGAGGAACGATTTCTTCGTGGCCTACTAGAACAGTGTAGAGGAATTTTGGCTTTGATGAGAGGAACATTGCATGATGGTGTAACATTTGACTAAGAGGAATTTTAGTGCTTTTGGTTAATTACGACAAACAACATGTGGTCAAGAAGGATTAGCTAATACTTAAGGAATCGCGATATGACAGGGCAACTATTAGACATTTAATTATATGGTTGTAGATGTAGATCTCTCATGTGTATATGTTGGAGTTGAGTGTGAACTCTATAAGCAGTAAGACTCTTCATACTAAGTATTTAACACAACTACATACATTTACACAGTAATTCGAATTATCTAAAACCATAAGCTGATATAATCTCGAATCGATTGATTTAAATGCTTGTTCGTGAAGTGAAACGCTTTAAATATTAATGGATGGATATGTATAAAATTGCAACATCGTAACAAGGTCAAATGAATTCTTTAACATAGAGGATCATAAAGTAGCAAACTAATATACGTAACATAAATGTAGATAAGACATAATATTCAATGATGATCATGCATGAGGATGAAGCTAAAACGGAATTCATAGCTCATAGCTGGTTGCCAAGAAGAAGACAAATGCTTTTGTTTTTTCCGCTTATGAGAGTGGCGCATAGGAAAGGAACACTCCAATTTGCTTGGAATGTGATAAAAAGGAAGGGCATGGGGAAGaggatatatatataagtttaaATTTTATCTAAAAGTTTTTCTCCTTTAGGGTTTTCTAAAATGACTGGGAAAAAAATAAGATTGTTTTTTCACggtaaaaaaaatgaagattgttgatcttttaaaatgttctttatttttttaaattctactaaattttataaattaaaatatcgATAAGATCATTATCCAAGACCTGTTTATTTAATTGATGTCTGAAACTCGAATAGATTAATCTCATGACTAacagttgtgagggacttcaGATAtgctagttttttatttttcaaaataaaaaataaaaaaggataattattatgaattttcaaactttttaaataagaaGCACCTTGGAAAACTTAACAAACAGgtctttgatattttttttatatggtGATGTGTGTTTAGCCATTTTTAGGTGTTtggaaacaaaataaaatcaaaggAGAAGTCAATTTGGAAATGTCACAttctcatatttaatatatgaTCGTCTTTGAAAAAGATTACTCTTGTGCATTATTGATTTCTAATGATATAGCATTATCATGTTTTACTTAACTTTTATTTCTGTAAAATAGAAATTATGCTataaatattcaaaaaaaaatctaaaaaaacCAACTATTAACTCTTTTATATTAAACTACTCTCAAAATATTTTGATTAGCGCAGCGTGTGTTGAATTGAAATCTCTCGCAAAGTGTGAGAGGTTTTAAGTATTAATCTTTTGATCTAAGGGTTTAAACGATCACTTTTAGATCTTCCgatgcaccaaaaaaaaaacaatcacttttatttttaattttcaactttCATGTTTAAACTTAGCATTTTAAAAcgtatattatttataattttaacatttttattcataattcatatttccaaaatataaaCTTATGCTATATACACACATTTGCGTATACATCATAGATGGCATtacatatttttctcttttattttaactttttaatttttatctagagttaaatgtgttttttttttgtctccaGCTAATACACGCGAATCTAAAATGATCGTTGAAAAAAATTTCCTAAAAAATTTATGGTTGATTTTGAAATAGTCATTATGATATCATAAAACatgttaaaaatattttcttaaccAATCAATACCCACGTGGCAAATCTAAGACAAATTCTAACACGCGAATATCGGTCAACATGCTTGACCTGCCGGGTGGCCCACTTAACTCGCATGTTAAATGAGTCGAGTTATAGACCCAAGTTTTTTCCGAATTGAAATTTAACCAATCCACTCTGGGTTGGGCCGGGCTGGTTGTCTTCTAGTGTCTTATCTTTGGGCTATGTAGTATTGTTTCTCTTTGGGCTATGAATGAATTTCCTATCGTTGTTTCCCTATCGTTGACCCAAAGCAACGACGTCGTATGagcccccacccccacccccacccgCACCCGCAGCTTTATGTTCGTGCAATCGTGCATGGCGTGGCGCGTGCACCAACCGCGCATCAGAATCTGCCACCGCTTCAACCTGAAAATTGCTTTCGTTGAAAATTCCTGCAAATCGCAAAATAATTAGGGTTTTCCAATTCTCTGCTCAAACTGCAACCTCACTCTTCAATTTCAATACGTTCAGGTAATGTATGCATTCTGTTGATTCTTCAAACCTTTTTGTTTCATTTCAATTTataattttcttgttttttccaCTTCGAATTCTGCAAATTACACCAAGAAACGCAAAGTTTTGATCCTTGCGAAGTTCTCTAGCTCATAGATTTTTTCTGCTGTAGTAGAAGGTTGGCTAGGGTTCAGTATTTAGGTTAGAAAATCGTTTTGTTTTTTGGTGAATTGCAATTTATTTTCTGTTTCTTGTTGATGTAGGAGGTTGTGTTTTCATGCGTGATTGAAATTTGCGAATGAGTGATTCGAAGGAAAACGAGGAAGCTGGCCAGGGTGTGCCGGCAGCTGTGGAAGAAGACCAGCAGTTGGTTGATGTGCATGTTGAAGTTGTCTCTGATCCTGTTACCGTAGAGGAAGCTTCGAATAATGTTGAAAATGGGATGGATCGTCTTGTAAGTGAGTCGAGTCGTGTAGAAAATGAGAAGGAAGATCCTCCTGCTGAGGATACAAATGCGAAACTTGAGGCTGTGAAAGGTTCAGATAATGTTGGAAATGGGACTGATCATCTTGAAAGTGAGTCAAATCAACTTGAACAGGAGAAGACAGATCCTCCTGCTGCTGAGGATACCAATGCGAAACTTGAGGCTGTTACGGTAGAGGAAGATTCAGATAATGTTGGAAATGGGACAAATCATGTTGAACATGAGAAGGAGGACCCTCCTGCTGCTGAGGATACAAATGTGAAACTTGAAGCTGTTACAGTAGAGGAAGATTCAAATAATGTTGAAAATGGGACAGATCATCTTGAAAGTGAGTCAAATCATGTTGAAAATGAGACGGCTGAGCCTCCTGCTGAGGATAGCAATGCAAAACTTGAGGCTGTTACAGTAGAGGAAGATTCAAATAATGTTGAAAATGGGGCAAATCATCTTGAAAGTGAGTCAAATCATGTTGAATGTGGGAAAGCAGAGCCACCTGCTGAGGATACACATGTGAAACTTGAAGCTGTTTCAGAAGATATTCCACAAGAATATGTTCAGGATACCCTTCACAATGTTCCCGTAGAGGCcgatgttcaggttttcaataCAACTGAGTGTGAAGCTGCTTCTGATGCAAAGGCGGAAGCGGAGGAATTTCCTCAGAGTACTAAGGGTGTTAGTGTTCATCAAAGTGGTGTTAGTGATGCTGACACGACGATGGATGCTGAAACGACGATGGGTGCTGAAACGACAATGGATGCTGAAATGACAGTGGATGCTGAAAGGACGATGGATGCTGAAACGACAGTGGATGCTGAAACGACGATGGATGCTGAAATGACAGTGGATACTGAATTTCCTCAGATTACTAAGGGTGTTGAAAATGATGATAGTGTTCATCAAAATGGTGTTAGTGATGCTGACACGGCAATGGATGCTGAAACGACAGTGGATGCTGATATTCCTCAGAGTAATAAGGGTGTTGAGAATGATGATAGTATTCATCAAAATGGTGTTAGTGATGCTGACACGATGATGGATGCTGAAACGATGGTGGAGGTGAAGCCGGAAGTTTTTAAAGCGGAAGATAGTAAAACTTGTGATAATGTTGACCCCATGCCCTCAGGTCATAATGATCCTACTATGCTGCACGCCGCGCCAGCGGATACAAAATCTGAGTTCAAGAATGTATTAGAAGTTGAGAAGGCTGATGAAAAGCAAGCTACTGAACCTTCTGATAATGGGAATTCAAACTCAAAGAACATGTTTTTCTTGGATCCTGATCATTTTTATGATGGTAATGAGTCAGGAACAGAAGAGGACCAATCAGCTTTTATGAAAGAGCTCGAGAACTTCTTTAGGGAGCGGAGCATGGAATTCAAACCACCCAAGTTTTATGGAGAAGGACTTAATTGCCTTAAGTGAGTTATGTGTATTCATTTAACTTGTCATCATCTTTAAATATGGCATAAATACACCAAATTCTAAAGTTTGGTCGCTCTGTTCTAATGCTTAATTGGTGGAATATAAGGTTATGGAGATCTGTAACGAGATTGGGTGGCTATGATAAGGTATTCATTTTGTTTTCTGTATTTCTTTCTGCTGAATCACATGCAAATTTATGTGGTCGATTTTGGAACAATCGGCCACATAAAAATTTCAAATAGTGGTCACTGGTTAAGCTCACCAGCACACTTCATATTAGTTGTTGTTAGCGggtgtttgattttttttatgggtCGCTTTTGTAGACTGTAAGATGTCAGCAGTTGTAAGACAATGTGCTAGTAAAATGAAGTGAACAAATGCATGCATAATACACACATTCAGATACACATTTACAGCGGGATAGGCTAGAGTGATATTTGGTATATGCTTATTCTTACATCAGTATTTGAGATTATGTGCTATCATTACCTAGGCGTTTATGATTGCTAGTACACACGTTCAGATACAGATTTACAGCGGGATAGGCTAGAGTGATATTTGGTATATGCTATCATTACCTATTCTTACCTAGTAgtacaaaataaatataattggaAATACACATGAAACATCCACAGTTGTAGAGATTTAAGATTCCCAGTAATCCTGTTTTCTCATGATGATGACATTCTGAACATGGATTCCCAAATATACATCAGtttgctattttcagactagctgtcttaattttttttttccaggacATACACCTAATTTTTCTTACATTGATGAATAGGTAACCTCATGTAAGTTATGGAGGCAAGTGGGAGAGTCTTTCAAACCTCCAAAGTAAGGACCAACTTTCACTTTCATGTCTCAATCTTGTTATAATGGCTCTGAAGTTGAAGTCTCTTT from Lotus japonicus ecotype B-129 chromosome 2, LjGifu_v1.2 includes:
- the LOC130740333 gene encoding AT-rich interactive domain-containing protein 5-like isoform X5, which gives rise to MSDSKENEEAGQGVPAAVEEDQQLVDVHVEVVSDPVTVEEASNNVENGMDRLVSESSRVENEKEDPPAEDTNAKLEAVKGSDNVGNGTDHLESESNQLEQEKTDPPAAEDTNAKLEAVTVEEDSDNVGNGTNHVEHEKEDPPAAEDTNVKLEAVTVEEDSNNVENGTDHLESESNHVENETAEPPAEDSNAKLEAVTVEEDSNNVENGANHLESESNHVECGKAEPPAEDTHVKLEAVSEDIPQEYVQDTLHNVPVEADVQVFNTTECEAASDAKAEAEEFPQSTKGVSVHQSGVSDADTTMDAETTMGAETTMDAEMTVDAERTMDAETTVDAETTMDAEMTVDTEFPQITKGVENDDSVHQNGVSDADTAMDAETTVDADIPQSNKGVENDDSIHQNGVSDADTMMDAETMVEVKPEVFKAEDSKTCDNVDPMPSGHNDPTMLHAAPADTKSEFKNVLEVEKADEKQATEPSDNGNSNSKNMFFLDPDHFYDGNESGTEEDQSAFMKELENFFRERSMEFKPPKFYGEGLNCLKLWRSVTRLGGYDKVTSCKLWRQVGESFKPPKTCTTVSWTFRGFYEKALLDYERHNIKGGELNVPIASQPEPMNIENQASVSGRARRDAAARAMQGWHSQRLLGNGEVSDPIIKDRNSVPVQKREKQLKSINLLKRKKPSYMDNAVKAARSKPSKPQLDTVVIDIGPPAEWVKVNVQKTKDCFEIYALVPGLLREEVRVQSDPAGRLVISGEPEHPNNPWGVTPFKKVVSLPSRIDPHQTSAVVTLHGQVFIRVPFEQSE
- the LOC130740333 gene encoding AT-rich interactive domain-containing protein 5-like isoform X3; translated protein: MSDSKENEEAGQGVPAAVEEDQQLVDVHVEVVSDPVTVEEASNNVENGMDRLVSESSRVENEKEDPPAEDTNAKLEAVKGSDNVGNGTDHLESESNQLEQEKTDPPAAEDTNAKLEAVTVEEDSDNVGNGTNHVEHEKEDPPAAEDTNVKLEAVTVEEDSNNVENGTDHLESESNHVENETAEPPAEDSNAKLEAVTVEEDSNNVENGANHLESESNHVECGKAEPPAEDTHVKLEAVSEDIPQEYVQDTLHNVPVEADVQVFNTTECEAASDAKAEAEEFPQSTKGVSVHQSGVSDADTTMDAETTMGAETTMDAEMTVDAERTMDAETTVDAETTMDAEMTVDTEFPQITKGVENDDSVHQNGVSDADTAMDAETTVDADIPQSNKGVENDDSIHQNGVSDADTMMDAETMVEVKPEVFKAEDSKTCDNVDPMPSGHNDPTMLHAAPADTKSEFKNVLEVEKADEKQATEPSDNGNSNSKNMFFLDPDHFYDGNESGTEEDQSAFMKELENFFRERSMEFKPPKFYGEGLNCLKLWRSVTRLGGYDKVTSCKLWRQVGESFKPPKTCTTVSWTFRGFYEKALLDYERHNIKGGELNVPIASQPEPMNIENQCIQASVSGRARRDAAARAMQGWHSQRLLGNGEVSDPIIKDRNSVPVQKREKQLKSINLLKRKKPSYMDNAVKAARSKPSKPQLDTVVIDIGPPAEWVKVNVQKTKDCFEIYALVPGLLREEVRVQSDPAGRLVISGEPEHPNNPWGVTPFKKVVSLPSRIDPHQTSAVVTLHGQVFIRVPFEQSE
- the LOC130740333 gene encoding AT-rich interactive domain-containing protein 5-like isoform X4, with product MSDSKENEEAGQGVPAAVEEDQQLVDVHVEVVSDPVTVEEASNNVENGMDRLVSESSRVENEKEDPPAEDTNAKLEAVKGSDNVGNGTDHLESESNQLEQEKTDPPAAEDTNAKLEAVTVEEDSDNVGNGTNHVEHEKEDPPAAEDTNVKLEAVTVEEDSNNVENGTDHLESESNHVENETAEPPAEDSNAKLEAVTVEEDSNNVENGANHLESESNHVECGKAEPPAEDTHVKLEAVSEDIPQEYVQDTLHNVPVEADVQVFNTTECEAASDAKAEAEEFPQSTKGVSVHQSGVSDADTTMDAETTMGAETTMDAEMTVDAERTMDAETTVDAETTMDAEMTVDTEFPQITKGVENDDSVHQNGVSDADTAMDAETTVDADIPQSNKGVENDDSIHQNGVSDADTMMDAETMVEVKPEVFKAEDSKTCDNVDPMPSGHNDPTMLHAAPADTKSEFKNVLEVEKADEKQATEPSDNGNSNSKNMFFLDPDHFYDGNESGTEEDQSAFMKELENFFRERSMEFKPPKFYGEGLNCLKLWRSVTRLGGYDKVTSCKLWRQVGESFKPPKTCTTVSWTFRGFYEKALLDYERHNIKGGELNVPIASQPEPMNIENQVASVSGRARRDAAARAMQGWHSQRLLGNGEVSDPIIKDRNSVPVQKREKQLKSINLLKRKKPSYMDNAVKAARSKPSKPQLDTVVIDIGPPAEWVKVNVQKTKDCFEIYALVPGLLREEVRVQSDPAGRLVISGEPEHPNNPWGVTPFKKVVSLPSRIDPHQTSAVVTLHGQVFIRVPFEQSE
- the LOC130740333 gene encoding AT-rich interactive domain-containing protein 5-like isoform X1 translates to MSDSKENEEAGQGVPAAVEEDQQLVDVHVEVVSDPVTVEEASNNVENGMDRLVSESSRVENEKEDPPAEDTNAKLEAVKGSDNVGNGTDHLESESNQLEQEKTDPPAAEDTNAKLEAVTVEEDSDNVGNGTNHVEHEKEDPPAAEDTNVKLEAVTVEEDSNNVENGTDHLESESNHVENETAEPPAEDSNAKLEAVTVEEDSNNVENGANHLESESNHVECGKAEPPAEDTHVKLEAVSEDIPQEYVQDTLHNVPVEADVQVFNTTECEAASDAKAEAEEFPQSTKGVSVHQSGVSDADTTMDAETTMGAETTMDAEMTVDAERTMDAETTVDAETTMDAEMTVDTEFPQITKGVENDDSVHQNGVSDADTAMDAETTVDADIPQSNKGVENDDSIHQNGVSDADTMMDAETMVEVKPEVFKAEDSKTCDNVDPMPSGHNDPTMLHAAPADTKSEFKNVLEVEKADEKQATEPSDNGNSNSKNMFFLDPDHFYDGNESGTEEDQSAFMKELENFFRERSMEFKPPKFYGEGLNCLKLWRSVTRLGGYDKVTSCKLWRQVGESFKPPKTCTTVSWTFRGFYEKALLDYERHNIKGGELNVPIASQPEPMNIENQSLLNDKCIQASVSGRARRDAAARAMQGWHSQRLLGNGEVSDPIIKDRNSVPVQKREKQLKSINLLKRKKPSYMDNAVKAARSKPSKPQLDTVVIDIGPPAEWVKVNVQKTKDCFEIYALVPGLLREEVRVQSDPAGRLVISGEPEHPNNPWGVTPFKKVVSLPSRIDPHQTSAVVTLHGQVFIRVPFEQSE
- the LOC130740333 gene encoding AT-rich interactive domain-containing protein 5-like isoform X2, with the protein product MSDSKENEEAGQGVPAAVEEDQQLVDVHVEVVSDPVTVEEASNNVENGMDRLVSESSRVENEKEDPPAEDTNAKLEAVKGSDNVGNGTDHLESESNQLEQEKTDPPAAEDTNAKLEAVTVEEDSDNVGNGTNHVEHEKEDPPAAEDTNVKLEAVTVEEDSNNVENGTDHLESESNHVENETAEPPAEDSNAKLEAVTVEEDSNNVENGANHLESESNHVECGKAEPPAEDTHVKLEAVSEDIPQEYVQDTLHNVPVEADVQVFNTTECEAASDAKAEAEEFPQSTKGVSVHQSGVSDADTTMDAETTMGAETTMDAEMTVDAERTMDAETTVDAETTMDAEMTVDTEFPQITKGVENDDSVHQNGVSDADTAMDAETTVDADIPQSNKGVENDDSIHQNGVSDADTMMDAETMVEVKPEVFKAEDSKTCDNVDPMPSGHNDPTMLHAAPADTKSEFKNVLEVEKADEKQATEPSDNGNSNSKNMFFLDPDHFYDGNESGTEEDQSAFMKELENFFRERSMEFKPPKFYGEGLNCLKLWRSVTRLGGYDKVTSCKLWRQVGESFKPPKTCTTVSWTFRGFYEKALLDYERHNIKGGELNVPIASQPEPMNIENQVCIQASVSGRARRDAAARAMQGWHSQRLLGNGEVSDPIIKDRNSVPVQKREKQLKSINLLKRKKPSYMDNAVKAARSKPSKPQLDTVVIDIGPPAEWVKVNVQKTKDCFEIYALVPGLLREEVRVQSDPAGRLVISGEPEHPNNPWGVTPFKKVVSLPSRIDPHQTSAVVTLHGQVFIRVPFEQSE